A segment of the Thermoanaerobacterales bacterium genome:
AAAGCTTGAAGCCATGCTCAAGGCGGGCCTCAAGCCGCTCATCGGGAACAAGGGCTATCGCCGCTTCCTGAGACTCAACGGGGATAAAGCCGAAATCGACCGTCAGGCTCTGGAACGCGAAGCGCGTTACGACGGGAAATACGTTCTGCGGACCAACGCCGAACTGGACACCGATGCCGCCGCCTTGGCCTACAAGGACCTGTGGCGGGTGGAAAGGGCCTTTCGGGAACTCAAGTCGACCTTGGACCTGCGCCCGATCTACCACTGGAAGGACCGCCGTGTGCACGGGCATGTGATGGTCTGCTTCCTGGCGCTGGTCCTGGGATCGGCTTTGCAGCGCAGCCTCAAGCTGGGCCGGGGCGCAGGTGGAATACCTGTACCTGCTCCGGGACCTTAAAAAGCTCAAGGCCGTGGAGTTAACCCTGGAAGGCCAAACGTATCTCTGCCGGACGGAGATGCCGGGACAGGCCTACGAGGCCTTCCGGGCGCTGGGCATCCCGCCGCCGCAGCACGTCCAGGAGTTGGCCCCTGGCTCTACCATAAATTAGGAGAATGTAGTGGTACGCGTCTTTTTCATGTCTGTAAAGCCTTGTTTTTGCTGGGTTCCCCTAAGGCTAGGTGTTAAAGTCGAGTTTGAAGGCTATGCCGTCCTCGCCGCTCTGCTTAATGAGTTCCAGCACTTTCCCCAATAATCCCAAGGTTGATTTTTGGTTTAAGCGGGGTGTTTCAGTAGATACTTCAAAGAATCAAGTACTGCAAATTGACATACTCAGACCATCGGCCAGTGCTGGCTTACGTATGAAATGGGGAGGGGGTTAAACTCCCCTCTTCTTTTTTAGTCTCTGGTTTTAATCTCTGGTGACTTCAGTGCTAATA
Coding sequences within it:
- a CDS encoding transposase — translated: MVQKLEAMLKAGLKPLIGNKGYRRFLRLNGDKAEIDRQALEREARYDGKYVLRTNAELDTDAAALAYKDLWRVERAFRELKSTLDLRPIYHWKDRRVHGHVMVCFLALVLGSALQRSLKLGRGAGGIPVPAPGP